A single Micromonospora luteifusca DNA region contains:
- a CDS encoding undecaprenyl-diphosphate phosphatase codes for MTWVEAIVLGIVQGLTEFLPVSSSGHLRITSAIFFDRDAGASFTAVTQLGTEAAVLIYFAKDIWRITRTWLVGIRDKSVRSSLDYRMGWYVIVGSIPIGLFGFVFKDQIKTAGRNLWVVATTLIVFAFVLAFAEYWGRQTRTLENFRMKDGVVMGFAQAMALVPGVSRSGGTLTAGLLLNLTREAAARYSFLLAIPAVVMSGVFSLGDVFEPSAPGTSVPTVAQTIVATVIAFGIGYAAIAWLLRYVAHHTLYVFVLYRVALGTLVLALLLTGTIDAT; via the coding sequence GTGACCTGGGTTGAGGCCATCGTCCTGGGCATCGTCCAGGGACTGACCGAGTTCCTTCCGGTCAGCTCGTCGGGGCATCTGCGGATCACCTCGGCGATCTTCTTCGACCGTGACGCCGGCGCGTCGTTCACCGCGGTCACCCAGCTCGGCACCGAAGCCGCCGTGCTGATCTACTTCGCCAAGGACATCTGGCGGATCACCCGTACCTGGCTGGTCGGCATCAGGGACAAGTCGGTCCGTTCCAGCCTCGACTACCGGATGGGCTGGTACGTGATCGTCGGCTCGATTCCGATCGGGCTGTTCGGTTTCGTGTTCAAGGACCAGATCAAGACCGCCGGGCGCAACCTCTGGGTCGTGGCGACCACGCTGATCGTGTTCGCCTTCGTGTTGGCGTTCGCCGAGTACTGGGGGCGGCAGACCCGCACCCTGGAGAACTTCCGGATGAAGGACGGCGTGGTGATGGGCTTCGCCCAGGCCATGGCGCTGGTCCCCGGGGTGTCCCGCTCCGGTGGCACGCTCACGGCCGGCCTGCTGCTCAACCTGACCCGGGAGGCGGCGGCCCGGTACTCGTTCCTGCTGGCCATCCCGGCGGTGGTGATGTCCGGCGTGTTCAGCCTCGGGGATGTCTTCGAGCCGTCCGCGCCGGGCACGTCGGTGCCCACCGTGGCCCAGACGATCGTGGCCACCGTCATCGCGTTCGGCATCGGCTACGCGGCCATCGCCTGGTTGCTGCGTTACGTGGCCCACCACACCCTGTACGTCTTCGTGCTGTACCGGGTCGCGCTGGGCACCCTGGTCCTGGCCCTGCTGCTGACCGGCACGATCGACGCCACCTGA
- a CDS encoding M20/M25/M40 family metallo-hydrolase, with the protein MTSDAASGRPDPTAEVVDLCRDLLRIDTTNTGDNDTSVGERRAAEYVAEKLAEVGVESVLHESAPGRANVVARIPGTDPSRGALLVHGHLDVVPADADEWSVHPFSGELRDGYLWGRGAIDMKDFDAMVLAVVRHWQRTGVRPPRDIVLAYTADEEAGSDYGARFLVEHHRDLFDDCTEAIGEVGGFSYSVNDSQRLYLIETAEKGIDWLRLHAKGRPGHGSMMHDDNAVTALAEAVARIGQHRFPVVVTDTVRAFLTEVSDVLGIELDPDDPETAIAKLGPIANIIGATIRNTANPTRLSAGYKDNVIPGRATATIDCRSLPGQSELLERQLRELVGPDIAIEYVQRQPALETTFDGDLVEAMSAALRAEDPGARPVPYMLSGGTDAKAFSQLGIRCFGFAPLRLPADLNFSALFHGIDERVPVDGLQFGVRVLDRFLRTC; encoded by the coding sequence ATGACGAGCGATGCGGCCTCCGGACGACCCGACCCCACCGCAGAGGTCGTGGACCTCTGCCGCGACCTGCTACGTATCGACACCACCAACACGGGAGACAACGACACCAGCGTCGGCGAACGCCGCGCCGCCGAGTACGTGGCGGAGAAGCTCGCCGAGGTCGGCGTGGAGTCCGTCCTGCACGAGTCCGCGCCGGGTCGGGCGAACGTGGTGGCCCGCATCCCGGGCACCGACCCGAGCCGTGGCGCTCTGCTCGTGCACGGTCACCTGGACGTGGTGCCCGCCGACGCCGACGAGTGGTCGGTGCACCCGTTCTCCGGCGAGCTGCGCGACGGCTACCTGTGGGGCCGGGGCGCGATCGACATGAAGGACTTCGACGCGATGGTGCTCGCCGTGGTGCGGCACTGGCAGCGCACCGGCGTACGACCCCCACGCGACATCGTGCTCGCGTACACCGCCGACGAGGAGGCGGGCAGCGACTACGGCGCACGGTTCCTCGTGGAGCACCACCGTGACCTCTTCGACGACTGCACCGAGGCGATCGGCGAGGTCGGCGGCTTCTCGTACTCGGTCAACGACAGCCAGCGGCTCTACCTCATCGAGACCGCCGAGAAGGGCATCGACTGGCTGCGGCTGCACGCCAAGGGCCGCCCCGGGCACGGCTCGATGATGCACGACGACAACGCGGTCACCGCACTCGCCGAGGCGGTCGCCCGGATCGGCCAGCACCGCTTCCCGGTGGTGGTCACCGACACCGTCCGGGCCTTCCTGACCGAGGTCTCCGACGTGCTCGGCATCGAGTTGGACCCGGACGACCCGGAGACGGCCATCGCCAAACTCGGCCCGATCGCCAACATCATCGGCGCGACCATCCGCAACACCGCCAACCCGACCCGGTTGAGCGCCGGCTACAAGGACAACGTCATCCCCGGCCGGGCCACCGCCACCATCGACTGCCGCAGCCTGCCCGGCCAATCCGAGCTGCTGGAGCGGCAACTGCGCGAGCTGGTCGGCCCGGACATCGCGATCGAGTACGTCCAGCGGCAGCCGGCGCTGGAGACCACCTTCGACGGTGACCTGGTCGAAGCCATGTCAGCGGCCCTGCGAGCGGAGGACCCGGGGGCGCGGCCGGTGCCGTACATGCTCTCCGGCGGCACCGACGCGAAAGCGTTCTCACAGCTGGGCATCCGTTGCTTCGGGTTCGCCCCGCTTCGGCTGCCCGCCGACCTGAACTTCTCGGCGTTGTTCCACGGCATCGACGAGCGCGTTCCGGTGGACGGACTACAGTTCGGCGTGCGGGTTCTCGACCGGTTCCTCCGCACCTGCTAG
- a CDS encoding YbaB/EbfC family nucleoid-associated protein — MTDPSSAFDALAGRIADIERRFAGLGDDLAELSGTATDESGLVSATVDATGALTGLTVTPVALRAGTEGLAELVLDAYRRARVAATEHVDEHTEGLEVALGAGLTDLFGKPGDFSALGRLEETVARLGRLDDRLPGSPA, encoded by the coding sequence ATGACTGACCCGTCGTCCGCGTTCGACGCGCTCGCCGGGCGGATCGCCGACATCGAGCGCCGGTTCGCGGGCCTGGGCGACGACCTGGCCGAGCTGTCCGGCACCGCGACCGACGAGAGCGGGCTGGTCTCGGCGACCGTCGACGCCACCGGAGCGCTGACCGGCCTCACCGTCACGCCCGTCGCCCTGCGCGCTGGCACCGAGGGGCTGGCGGAGCTGGTGCTCGACGCGTACCGGCGGGCTCGTGTGGCAGCCACCGAGCACGTCGACGAGCACACCGAGGGGTTGGAGGTCGCGCTCGGCGCGGGCCTCACCGACCTGTTCGGCAAGCCCGGCGACTTCTCGGCGCTGGGCCGCCTGGAGGAGACCGTCGCCCGGCTCGGGCGGCTGGACGACCGTCTGCCGGGTTCACCGGCGTGA
- a CDS encoding aldo/keto reductase translates to MQQRPLGRSGLAVSRLALGTMTWGRDTDADDAAAQLKSYLDAGGNLIDTADVYGDGDAESVIGSLLGTLVPRDELLIATKAGLRPGSGRRRDGSRGHLLRTLDASLRRLGTDHVDLFQVHGYDPDTPLEETLAALDHAVASGKVRYVGVSNFSGWQTARAAAWQTAWPGRAPVVATQMEYSLLERGVEREVLPACDALGLGLLPWSPLGRGVLTGKYRHGRPTDSRAASPHFERFVSTYLEPRCSSIVEAVATAAGGLGVSPLEVALAWIRDRPGVTAPILGARTVGQLLGALQVERITLPEEITTALDDVSAVPVGYPERDG, encoded by the coding sequence ATGCAACAGCGACCGCTCGGCCGAAGCGGGCTGGCGGTTTCCCGGCTCGCGCTCGGCACCATGACCTGGGGCCGGGACACCGATGCCGACGATGCGGCCGCCCAGCTGAAGAGTTACCTGGACGCGGGCGGCAACCTGATCGACACCGCCGATGTGTACGGCGACGGCGACGCGGAGTCGGTGATCGGCTCACTGCTGGGCACCCTCGTGCCCCGCGACGAGCTGCTGATCGCCACGAAAGCGGGATTGCGCCCGGGCAGCGGCCGCCGCCGCGACGGCTCCCGCGGGCACCTGCTGCGGACGTTGGACGCGTCGCTGCGCCGGCTCGGCACCGACCACGTCGACCTGTTCCAGGTGCACGGGTACGACCCGGACACCCCGCTCGAGGAAACCCTGGCCGCACTGGACCACGCGGTGGCCAGCGGCAAGGTCCGCTACGTCGGAGTGTCGAACTTCTCCGGCTGGCAGACCGCGCGGGCCGCCGCCTGGCAGACCGCCTGGCCCGGGCGGGCGCCGGTAGTCGCGACCCAGATGGAGTATTCGCTGCTGGAGCGGGGGGTGGAACGGGAGGTGCTGCCCGCGTGCGACGCGCTCGGCCTCGGCCTGCTGCCCTGGTCACCGCTGGGTCGGGGGGTGCTCACCGGCAAGTACCGGCACGGCCGTCCGACGGATTCCCGAGCCGCGTCGCCGCACTTCGAGCGGTTCGTCTCGACGTACCTGGAGCCGCGTTGCTCCAGCATCGTGGAGGCGGTGGCGACCGCGGCCGGTGGCCTGGGGGTGTCGCCGTTGGAGGTGGCGTTGGCCTGGATCCGGGACCGGCCGGGGGTGACCGCGCCGATCCTCGGCGCGCGGACGGTGGGGCAACTGCTCGGCGCGCTCCAGGTGGAACGGATCACACTGCCCGAGGAGATCACCACCGCACTGGACGACGTCTCGGCGGTGCCGGTGGGCTACCCGGAACGCGACGGCTGA
- the mshC gene encoding cysteine--1-D-myo-inosityl 2-amino-2-deoxy-alpha-D-glucopyranoside ligase: protein MESWAGHEVPRLPGKGEPLALYDSARQGVHPSEPADAGSMYVCGITPYDATHLGHAATMVTFDLVQRMWRDAGRPVRYVQNVTDIDDPLLERAARDGEDWVVLAMRETALFREDMEALRIIPPEHYVGAVESIPDIADKVEVLLKDGAAYRLDDGTGDVYFDVSATGRFGYESNLTREQMLEIFPERGGDPDRAGKRDPLDPLLWRGAREGEPSWPGGELGAGRPGWHIECAVIALNLLGDRIDVQGGGNDLLFPHHEASAAHAERLTGQAPFAEHYVHAGMIGLNGEKMSKSRGNLVFVSRLRADKVDPMAIRLALISGHYRSDRTWTDALLSTAQERLDRWRRAAAAPAGPSGAELLAGVRERLADDLDTPGALAVADRWAEATLGGATDDPEAPALFAKTVDALLGVRL from the coding sequence ATGGAGTCTTGGGCGGGACACGAGGTGCCACGGCTGCCCGGTAAGGGCGAGCCGCTGGCGTTGTACGACTCGGCGCGGCAGGGTGTCCACCCGAGTGAGCCGGCCGACGCGGGGAGCATGTACGTCTGCGGCATCACCCCGTACGACGCCACCCACCTCGGTCACGCCGCCACCATGGTCACGTTCGACCTGGTGCAGCGGATGTGGCGGGATGCCGGCCGTCCGGTGCGGTACGTGCAGAACGTCACCGACATCGACGACCCGCTGCTGGAGCGGGCCGCCCGCGACGGCGAGGACTGGGTGGTCCTGGCGATGCGGGAGACGGCGCTGTTCCGCGAGGACATGGAGGCGCTGCGGATCATCCCGCCGGAGCACTACGTGGGCGCCGTCGAGTCCATCCCGGACATCGCCGACAAGGTCGAGGTGCTGCTCAAGGATGGCGCCGCGTACCGGCTCGACGACGGCACCGGCGACGTCTACTTCGACGTCTCCGCCACCGGCCGGTTCGGCTACGAGTCGAACCTGACCCGCGAGCAGATGCTGGAGATCTTCCCGGAGCGCGGCGGTGACCCCGACCGCGCCGGCAAGCGTGACCCACTGGACCCGCTGCTGTGGCGTGGCGCCCGCGAGGGGGAACCGTCCTGGCCGGGCGGGGAGTTGGGCGCGGGCCGCCCGGGTTGGCACATCGAGTGCGCGGTGATCGCGCTGAACCTGCTCGGTGACCGGATCGACGTCCAGGGCGGCGGCAACGACCTGCTGTTCCCGCACCACGAGGCTTCCGCCGCGCACGCCGAGCGGCTCACCGGTCAGGCGCCGTTCGCCGAGCACTACGTGCACGCCGGGATGATCGGTCTGAACGGCGAGAAGATGTCCAAGTCCCGCGGCAACCTGGTCTTCGTGTCCCGGCTGCGTGCCGACAAGGTCGACCCGATGGCGATCCGGCTCGCGCTGATCTCCGGGCACTACCGCAGCGACCGCACGTGGACCGACGCGCTGCTCTCCACCGCGCAGGAGCGCCTGGACCGTTGGCGGCGGGCCGCCGCCGCGCCCGCCGGGCCGTCCGGGGCCGAACTGCTGGCCGGGGTACGCGAACGCCTGGCCGACGACCTGGACACTCCCGGGGCCCTGGCCGTGGCCGACCGTTGGGCCGAGGCGACCCTCGGCGGTGCCACGGATGACCCGGAAGCGCCCGCCCTCTTCGCGAAGACGGTGGACGCCCTCCTGGGAGTCCGCCTCTAG
- a CDS encoding LLM class F420-dependent oxidoreductase, whose product MRLGLSLGYQTAWSTPADHLALAQEADRLGYSVVWAAEAYGSDSPSMLAWMAGQTERIDVGAAVMQIPARTPAATAMTAATIDALSGGRFRLGLGVSGPQVSEGWHGVRFAKPLARTREFVDIVKLAIARKEVAYHGEHYTLPLPDGPGKALRLGFHPPREHIPIYLAAVGPKNLELAGEIADGWLAVFYAPEFAEEQLASVRAGRAKVGKELAGFDVVPSVPVVIGDDVASCAELVRWYAALYVGGMGSREQNFYNQLATRMGYGDAARDVQDLYLAKRQRDAAAAVPMEFIDRTSLLGPKERIAERMREYAAAGVTTLSVTLFVADRDSGVQTLRTVAEALDLSGVGE is encoded by the coding sequence GTGCGACTCGGGCTCAGTCTTGGATACCAGACCGCGTGGAGCACACCGGCCGATCACCTGGCCCTGGCGCAGGAGGCGGACCGTCTGGGCTACTCGGTGGTGTGGGCGGCGGAGGCCTACGGCTCCGACTCGCCCAGCATGCTCGCCTGGATGGCCGGCCAGACCGAACGGATCGACGTCGGCGCCGCGGTGATGCAGATCCCCGCCCGCACGCCGGCCGCCACCGCGATGACCGCCGCCACCATCGACGCCCTCTCCGGCGGCCGCTTCCGGCTCGGCCTGGGCGTCTCCGGCCCGCAGGTCTCCGAGGGCTGGCACGGCGTGCGCTTCGCCAAGCCGCTCGCCCGGACCCGCGAGTTCGTCGACATCGTCAAGCTGGCCATCGCCCGCAAGGAGGTGGCCTACCACGGCGAGCACTACACACTGCCGCTGCCGGACGGCCCCGGCAAGGCCCTGCGACTGGGCTTCCACCCACCACGCGAGCACATACCGATCTACCTGGCCGCGGTCGGCCCGAAGAACCTGGAACTGGCCGGCGAGATCGCCGACGGCTGGCTGGCCGTGTTCTACGCCCCGGAGTTCGCCGAGGAGCAGCTCGCCTCGGTCCGCGCCGGGCGGGCCAAGGTCGGCAAGGAGCTGGCCGGCTTCGACGTGGTGCCGTCGGTGCCCGTGGTGATCGGCGACGACGTGGCCTCCTGCGCCGAACTCGTCCGCTGGTACGCCGCGCTGTACGTGGGCGGCATGGGCAGCCGTGAGCAGAACTTCTACAACCAGCTCGCCACCCGGATGGGTTACGGCGACGCCGCCCGCGACGTGCAGGACCTGTACCTGGCCAAGCGGCAGCGCGACGCCGCCGCCGCCGTACCCATGGAGTTCATCGACCGCACCTCGCTGCTCGGCCCGAAGGAGCGCATCGCCGAGCGGATGCGGGAGTACGCCGCCGCCGGCGTCACCACGCTGTCGGTGACCCTGTTCGTGGCCGACCGGGACAGCGGTGTGCAGACCCTGCGTACCGTCGCCGAGGCACTCGACCTTTCGGGAGTCGGCGAGTGA
- a CDS encoding SseB family protein, translating to MTSPTWPEIAARLRNTVARCDRDTDLELSAGPRRIWLLVRRDAVRVVCPGHDEARLAALGWHRPTGGGGWWYEAPRTPEQMERLSVFVTRTAAEVLTDRPGALSCRAVPPAKRPAPPRRPAERPAPPRQPAEQPAPARRPAEPTGTRPAEAPVGGPLAAAADRRDLPGYLAALAGATVCVPLAGAPAADADFPWTVVGDATGAPLLPVFTSPGALAAFAGDGVPFVALPCAELLEDWPDPSWGLVVDPGGVRAVALAAPALTALLTVNVPTS from the coding sequence GTGACGTCGCCGACCTGGCCGGAGATCGCCGCGCGTCTGCGGAACACGGTCGCCCGGTGCGACCGCGACACCGACCTGGAGCTCTCCGCCGGTCCGCGCAGGATCTGGCTGCTGGTGCGCCGCGACGCGGTGCGGGTGGTCTGCCCGGGCCACGACGAGGCACGCCTGGCCGCGCTCGGCTGGCACCGTCCGACCGGCGGCGGGGGCTGGTGGTACGAGGCACCGCGCACTCCGGAGCAGATGGAGCGCCTCAGCGTGTTCGTGACCCGTACCGCCGCCGAGGTGCTCACCGACCGGCCGGGTGCGCTCTCCTGCCGTGCCGTGCCGCCGGCCAAGCGACCCGCGCCCCCGAGGCGGCCAGCCGAGCGACCCGCGCCGCCGAGGCAGCCAGCCGAGCAACCCGCCCCGGCGAGGCGGCCAGCCGAGCCGACCGGCACCCGGCCCGCCGAGGCGCCGGTGGGGGGTCCGCTCGCTGCGGCGGCTGACCGACGCGACCTGCCCGGCTACCTCGCGGCGCTGGCCGGCGCCACCGTGTGCGTCCCGCTGGCCGGGGCGCCGGCGGCCGACGCCGACTTCCCATGGACGGTGGTCGGTGATGCCACCGGCGCGCCGCTGCTGCCGGTCTTCACCTCTCCCGGTGCCCTCGCCGCGTTCGCCGGGGACGGCGTGCCGTTCGTCGCGCTGCCCTGCGCCGAACTGCTCGAGGACTGGCCGGACCCGTCGTGGGGGCTGGTGGTCGACCCGGGCGGGGTCCGGGCGGTCGCCCTGGCCGCGCCGGCGCTGACAGCCCTGCTCACGGTCAACGTCCCGACCAGCTGA
- a CDS encoding DUF3090 domain-containing protein codes for MTHQVHAFEPPERFVAGTVGPPGERAFFLQARGGGRLVSVALEKVQVSLLAEKLEELLTEAQRRFGVDLPELAPVIGDNEPLDTPVDEEFRVGTLGLAFDVDTATVVIEAIAAGEVEPEVELDEDDDEDEEPDEDLDRLRVRLTPQATRQFIERARRVVNAGRPPCPLCGQPLDPAGHLCPRHNGYHR; via the coding sequence ATGACCCACCAGGTGCACGCCTTCGAACCGCCGGAGCGGTTCGTCGCCGGGACTGTCGGGCCTCCGGGGGAACGCGCGTTCTTCCTGCAGGCCCGCGGCGGCGGCAGGCTGGTCAGCGTCGCGCTGGAAAAGGTCCAGGTGTCCCTGCTGGCCGAGAAGCTGGAGGAGCTACTCACCGAGGCGCAGCGCCGCTTCGGGGTGGATCTGCCCGAGCTTGCGCCGGTGATCGGCGACAACGAGCCGCTGGACACGCCGGTCGACGAGGAGTTCAGGGTCGGGACCCTCGGGCTGGCCTTCGACGTGGACACCGCCACCGTGGTGATCGAAGCGATCGCCGCGGGCGAGGTGGAGCCCGAGGTCGAGCTGGACGAAGACGACGACGAGGACGAAGAGCCGGACGAGGACCTGGACCGCCTCCGGGTCCGGCTCACCCCGCAGGCGACCCGCCAGTTCATCGAGCGGGCCCGGCGAGTGGTCAACGCGGGTCGGCCTCCGTGCCCGCTCTGCGGCCAACCGTTGGACCCCGCCGGGCACCTCTGCCCGCGGCACAACGGTTATCACCGGTGA
- a CDS encoding SCO1664 family protein: MTSSGLQPRQDGDAALRLLRDGVLDLEGRLVDASNTTLRGILTLDGITARCVYKPVRGERPLWDFPDGTLAGREVSAYLVSRATGWGLVPPTVLRDGPFGPGSCQLWIDEPEDVEPLVGFLPAGELPPRWFPIAAARDDDGAAYALAHADDPRLARLAVLDAVINNADRKGGHVLVGAEDRIYGVDHGVSFHVEDKLRTVLWGWAGKQLPPDAVEMLDGLAGQVAGALGAELADHLTISEMTELAARIDRLRESGRFPQPPEDWPAVPWPPM, from the coding sequence GTGACCTCGTCGGGCCTCCAGCCTCGCCAGGACGGCGACGCCGCGCTGCGGCTGCTGCGTGACGGCGTGCTCGACCTGGAGGGTCGGCTGGTCGACGCGTCGAACACGACGCTGCGCGGCATCCTGACCCTGGACGGGATCACCGCCCGCTGCGTCTACAAACCGGTCCGTGGCGAGCGCCCGCTCTGGGACTTCCCGGACGGCACCCTCGCGGGGCGGGAGGTCTCGGCGTACCTGGTGTCCCGGGCCACCGGTTGGGGCCTGGTGCCGCCCACCGTGCTGCGCGACGGTCCGTTCGGCCCCGGCTCCTGCCAGCTGTGGATCGACGAGCCGGAGGACGTCGAGCCGCTCGTCGGTTTCCTGCCCGCCGGTGAGCTGCCGCCCCGCTGGTTCCCGATCGCCGCCGCCAGAGACGACGACGGCGCCGCGTACGCCCTCGCCCACGCCGACGACCCCCGGCTGGCCCGACTCGCGGTGCTCGACGCGGTGATCAACAATGCGGACCGTAAGGGCGGTCACGTGCTGGTCGGTGCCGAGGACCGGATCTACGGGGTGGACCACGGGGTGAGCTTCCACGTGGAGGACAAGCTGCGTACGGTGCTCTGGGGCTGGGCCGGCAAGCAGTTGCCCCCGGACGCCGTGGAGATGCTCGACGGGCTCGCCGGGCAGGTCGCCGGGGCGCTCGGCGCGGAGCTGGCCGACCACCTGACGATCAGTGAGATGACCGAGTTGGCTGCCCGGATCGACCGGCTACGGGAGAGCGGCCGCTTCCCGCAGCCGCCGGAGGACTGGCCCGCGGTGCCCTGGCCGCCCATGTGA
- a CDS encoding WXG100 family type VII secretion target — translation MSGPAGSAVQLWNGLDSALSGVQDAVDSVCRTLAWPLIQLVDMVDGEPAALRAKAAEWDALATQVRELADGHRGVREAAQPGWRSPAGEAYGQRLAEVEQQMLDVAEQFAATAEYLRSVADGLQTVHDVLVDLCVEFVNFLLVTLVTALLMAPITMGASWAAGLGVAVTRGMIVLTRMLKVIRPLATHLQKVIRLLQRVMLYLRKLRNHLDKLVDMQKKLRTGQKYADKRHAAGKADKWHHKFLDPSKGTYKLGKSGSPFDMGALDRAAALRAHGVADGARVIARDWATNLPWNVPNSVVHGVTWGTVALTSGLSVPGSDQVSDQVDQAVQGGADWIDQNVFGQPPAGQPAGR, via the coding sequence ATGAGCGGGCCGGCCGGTAGCGCCGTCCAACTGTGGAACGGTCTCGACAGCGCGCTCTCCGGGGTGCAGGACGCGGTCGACAGTGTCTGCCGGACCCTGGCCTGGCCGCTCATCCAACTCGTCGACATGGTCGACGGTGAGCCCGCCGCCCTGCGTGCGAAGGCCGCCGAGTGGGACGCGCTCGCCACGCAGGTGCGTGAGCTGGCCGACGGGCACCGCGGCGTCCGCGAGGCCGCGCAGCCCGGGTGGCGCTCACCCGCCGGCGAGGCGTACGGCCAGCGGCTGGCCGAGGTCGAGCAGCAGATGCTCGACGTCGCCGAACAGTTCGCCGCGACCGCCGAGTACCTGCGGAGTGTCGCCGACGGTCTGCAGACCGTGCACGACGTGCTCGTCGACCTCTGCGTCGAGTTCGTGAACTTCCTGCTGGTGACGCTGGTGACGGCGTTGCTGATGGCGCCGATCACCATGGGTGCGTCCTGGGCGGCCGGCCTGGGCGTCGCCGTGACCAGGGGCATGATCGTGCTCACCCGGATGCTGAAGGTCATCCGCCCGCTGGCGACACACCTGCAGAAGGTCATCCGCCTGCTGCAGCGGGTCATGCTGTATCTGCGCAAGCTGCGCAACCACCTCGACAAGCTCGTCGACATGCAGAAGAAGCTGCGCACCGGCCAGAAGTACGCCGACAAGCGGCACGCCGCCGGCAAGGCCGACAAGTGGCACCACAAGTTCCTCGACCCCAGCAAGGGCACGTACAAGCTGGGCAAGTCGGGTTCGCCATTCGACATGGGCGCCCTCGACCGGGCCGCCGCGCTGCGGGCGCACGGCGTCGCCGACGGCGCCCGGGTGATCGCCCGGGACTGGGCGACCAACCTGCCGTGGAACGTGCCGAACTCAGTCGTCCACGGCGTCACCTGGGGCACGGTCGCCCTCACCAGTGGCCTGTCCGTTCCCGGCAGCGATCAGGTCAGCGACCAGGTCGACCAGGCGGTGCAGGGCGGCGCCGACTGGATCGACCAGAATGTCTTCGGGCAACCGCCGGCCGGCCAGCCGGCGGGCCGCTAG
- a CDS encoding MSMEG_4193 family putative phosphomutase translates to MVGVATLLLLRHGRTTANADGGLAGRQPVELDDTGRAQAAAVGERLRGVPLAAVVTSPLIRCRQTLELALPEAAPIVEDGLIECDYGSWEGQQLKKLAKEPLWPVVQQRPSAAVFPDGEAMAAMAARAVAAVRSWDARVSAEHGPEALWLACSHGDVIKAIVADALGVHLDLFQRIVADPASVTAIRFTPLRPFLVRLNDTGGDLQALVPPPRKRRRRAPRAADSDATVGGGAGAAS, encoded by the coding sequence GTGGTCGGTGTGGCAACCCTTCTGCTTCTGCGACACGGCCGGACCACGGCGAACGCCGATGGCGGCCTGGCCGGCCGTCAACCGGTCGAGCTGGACGACACCGGGCGCGCCCAGGCCGCCGCGGTGGGCGAGCGGCTGCGCGGGGTGCCGCTGGCCGCCGTGGTGACGAGCCCGCTGATCCGGTGCCGACAGACCCTGGAGTTGGCGCTTCCGGAGGCCGCCCCGATCGTCGAGGACGGGTTGATCGAGTGTGACTACGGCAGCTGGGAGGGACAGCAGCTGAAGAAGCTCGCGAAGGAGCCGCTCTGGCCGGTGGTCCAGCAGCGCCCCAGCGCCGCGGTCTTCCCGGACGGGGAGGCGATGGCGGCGATGGCCGCGCGGGCGGTCGCGGCGGTTCGATCCTGGGACGCCCGGGTGAGCGCCGAGCACGGGCCCGAGGCGCTGTGGCTGGCGTGCAGCCACGGCGATGTGATCAAGGCCATCGTGGCGGACGCGCTCGGCGTACACCTGGATCTTTTTCAGCGGATCGTGGCCGACCCGGCGTCGGTGACCGCGATCCGGTTCACGCCGCTGCGGCCGTTCCTGGTCCGGCTCAACGACACCGGCGGTGACCTCCAGGCCCTGGTGCCGCCGCCGCGCAAGCGGCGTCGGCGGGCTCCCCGCGCGGCTGATTCGGACGCCACGGTCGGCGGCGGGGCAGGTGCGGCCTCGTGA
- a CDS encoding DUF5703 family protein gives MDYEYAPLRLPPNVDRLTAAAQLAIQAEFSGWELARVRLYRDGTRQVVLRRRRVNQPQPGLSY, from the coding sequence ATGGACTACGAATACGCGCCGCTACGGCTGCCGCCGAACGTCGACCGGTTGACCGCCGCGGCGCAGTTGGCGATCCAGGCGGAGTTCTCCGGGTGGGAGTTGGCCCGGGTGCGGTTGTACCGGGACGGCACGCGCCAGGTGGTGCTGCGTCGTCGGCGGGTCAACCAGCCGCAGCCGGGTCTGTCGTACTGA